The Agaribacterium sp. ZY112 genome includes the window ATCAGCGAAGACCCGATGTTGCAGTGGGTCACTTTTAAGCTGGCAGGTGAAACCTATGGTGTCAATGTGATGCAGGTTCAAGAGGTGTTGCGTTATACCGAAATAGCTCCAGTACCAGGGGCCCCAGCCTATGTTATGGGTATAGTTAACCTTCGTGGCAATGTGGTGACGGTTATTGATGCGCGTTATCGCTTCGGTTTGGAACCTGGAGAGATCAGTGACAATACACGTATTGTTATTCTGGAGGCAGATCAACACGTTGTTGGTATTTTAGTGGATAGCGTGGCTGAAGTGGTTTATCTGCGACAGAGTGAGATAGAAACAGCTCCAAACGTGGGTAACGAAGAGAGTGCACGCTTCATTCAAGGTGTGTGTCATAAAAATGATGAATTATTAATTTTGATAGAACTCGATAAGCTGCTCACGGATGACGAATGGGCTGAGCTGGAGAGTGTGTGATGGTTGGGGAAGTACTTATGCTGGTGAATGAAAGCCTTGCTGCTTATAGCGGCCTAATTAGCGCCGCTCTTATTTTAATGAATTTAGCTTTTATCGCGGCTTTTATCCAAATGAGAGCTCACAGTGTGCGTAAGCGAGCAATTATGAACAAGCAGCTGCAAATGAGTAACTCGGGTGTTATGGGCGTTGGGGAGCGTGTATTACATCTAGAGAAACAGTTGACCTTGTTGAGTAAACAGCAGCAAGAGCTCAATGATAGCCATGTGGAGTTAGCTTGTGGTCGAGCACGGAGCATGCTGAATCAAGGCTTAAGTGATGAAACAGTAGCTGCGAGCAGTGGTTTAAGTGTGGCAGAAGTATCGTTGATGAAAATGATGCAGCAGCCCTCACATCAGTTAGATCGAGCATCATAGCCGTTATCATTAGTTAAGCGTATAGGGCGTTCATTATGAAGTACGGAGTTTTTGTTTATTCTGCCCTAGTTATCAGTGCTTTTAGTGTGAGTGCGTGCAGTATCTCAGATCGCTCTGTTTATGAGGATGGTGAAGGTGCTGTACCAGAGGCCTTTTTTTCTACAGTAAAAAAAAATAAAACTCATAAACGTTGGGTAACGGATAATTTAGGTAAACCTCATTTCTATCTCGAAGGTCCCAATCAAGAGCAGGTTTATACTTATCATTTTAAACAGAGCTATTACCGTAAAGCCAGTTTGTTGTTCTTTTTAAATTACAATGGCTCAGATCAGCAGCAAAAGAATTACCATATTATTTTTTGTGATGATGTAGTAAAAAAAGTTTGGTGGGATGACTTTGTTAATGTGCAGATAGAGAAGGTGGTTAAGTATGGAGGCTGTCAAAAAGACAGTGAAGCGATAAGTGAAAAGGTTGAAAAAGAAAGCAAAGACGGTGAGCCGAGTGAGCAGTCATCGCTTAATCACTTTTCGTATCTAGAGCTTTTTAGTGCTTATCGCTTCGTTTAATCTAGCATTCAGTTTATTAGGGCTCTAAGCTTTTGTGTTCAGGCTGAGCCCTAAAAATTTTACCGCTCTGAGTACATATTGGGCTTAACAAATATGCGTAACTTGGCATAAGCTTACTTGCAGGGCTTACTGTCATAGGGTCTTCTGCTGGGTAAGCATTTAAGCGTAAGCGAGTGCGAGTTGCGCCAGGGTCGACACTATTTACACAAATATCACCTAAGCCATCGAGTTCTTCTGCAAGCACTTTCATTAATGCATCACTTGCAGCTTTTGATACTGAATACGCAGCTGAATATGCTTTGCCTTGGCTTGCACTTTGGTCTGAGGTAAACAAAATACGACCATGCTCACTGTTGCGGATAAGAGGCAGTAGGGCGCGGCTTAAAAGAAAAGAGGCGTTGATATTTACCTGCATTACTGTTGCCCAGCGCTCAGGACTATATTGTTGTACGGGGGTTCGAGCTCCGAGCTCAGCCGCATTTATTAAGAG containing:
- a CDS encoding chemotaxis protein CheW, which translates into the protein MAATLSKDNISEDPMLQWVTFKLAGETYGVNVMQVQEVLRYTEIAPVPGAPAYVMGIVNLRGNVVTVIDARYRFGLEPGEISDNTRIVILEADQHVVGILVDSVAEVVYLRQSEIETAPNVGNEESARFIQGVCHKNDELLILIELDKLLTDDEWAELESV
- a CDS encoding DUF2802 domain-containing protein gives rise to the protein MVGEVLMLVNESLAAYSGLISAALILMNLAFIAAFIQMRAHSVRKRAIMNKQLQMSNSGVMGVGERVLHLEKQLTLLSKQQQELNDSHVELACGRARSMLNQGLSDETVAASSGLSVAEVSLMKMMQQPSHQLDRAS
- a CDS encoding YciK family oxidoreductase, with product MHNSQIPSDFKLSSSSFKGKTILITGATDGIGRCAALYFARAGATVVLHGRSETKLEELYDEIEQEGLAQPAIYCLSLESANAEAYTAMHDALANEFPKLDGLLINAAELGARTPVQQYSPERWATVMQVNINASFLLSRALLPLIRNSEHGRILFTSDQSASQGKAYSAAYSVSKAASDALMKVLAEELDGLGDICVNSVDPGATRTRLRLNAYPAEDPMTVSPASKLMPSYAYLLSPICTQSGKIFRAQPEHKSLEP